A region from the Takifugu rubripes chromosome 22, fTakRub1.2, whole genome shotgun sequence genome encodes:
- the LOC101075769 gene encoding receptor-type tyrosine-protein phosphatase S-like isoform X1, with protein sequence MSPLGAAGTPIQPGRPVLRPCLSPSPLWMLLSFIFFITSHFSCICGAPAPPKFTKIPTDQIGVSGGVASFVCQASGSPKPVVYWNKKGKKVNSQRIEVTIEFDEGAGAVLRIQPLRAPRDENTYECVARNSEGEVSVTAKLAIIREDLLPFGFPSIDMGPQLKVVERSRTATMLCAASGIPDPEISWFKDFLPVEPGASQGRIKQLRSGALQIENSEETDQGKYECVATNSQGVRYSSPANLYVRELREGATDTLRRVSPRFSILPSNHEIMPGGSVNITCVAVGSPMPYVKWMLGPEDLTPEDEMPIGRNVLELNGVRESANYTCVAMSSLGVIEAVAQVLVKTLPKPPGTPIVTETTATSVTITWDSGNPDPVSYYIIQYRAKGPDSKYETVDSITTTRYSIGGLYPNTEYEIRVSAFNSIGQGPPSARVEARTGEQAPASPPRNVQAHIISQNTVMVRWEEPEEPNGQVKGYRVYYTMDPSRPMNEWQIHNVQDSVITTIQNLVTSETYTIQVLAFTSVGDGPFSDPVHVKVMPGVPGQPGKFKVGRVTDTSIELTWEPAYTKEGIVNYELLYKPVRFGGLEKLTFGPRNSYTVEGLKPNTEYSFSLAAISNKGIGAFTNELVQSTSQAKPSAAPEGVSCESAGSTSLRVGWRLPLMDGWNGELAGYELKYQRVSGAGGGGQGHNTSGQRIPAERGQTVLEGLEKWSWYNITLAAFTVEGTGPSSPGVLCRTDEDVPGAAPRQVDVQPLNSSALRVTWRPVLPRLRQGQIRGYQVHFGRAESGESRNLPRIKDLLLDESQMEEDDSTQYELIIGGLKPETTYSVSVAAYTTKGDGAHSRSKLVQTLGIVPGPPSLWVRPGSGPSVVVRWAPPLECSDSGAGSQRAPLEIQGYRLQFGLKNASFSTAVDFTNREKNFTVRNLSPGSSYVFVLSAKSRAGYGDVAKQEITVPLVPPLGYPKISDYVNATCCSLQLSWVPPSPEECYDVITEYTVAYREVAVPKPSGEPGPSATSPLSALPWLVTIPASESSYTLLGLNHSTIYMVQLRAHNKAGPGPFSPPVVSRTLALETDVPRNFSVNLATKTSVLLTWEFPEGSNPYRFSVEYNHQNIEVDARTKKAVIQNLQPDTSYDFKITATEGNMGGLRHRISAKTSPSITIRRPEIDHTRDTETTVTIILPSLETRTPIKNVYVVVVPLRRARGVLRHEKSPDEMDLEELLKDISQKQRDSRQQKQVDLRRAYITARFTPATLPAFFTLGDQLDYGGFENRALDPGQEYMFFILAELNSTTGKMYVASPYTDPVIAPDSDPQPLDAGDGLIWVVGPVLAVVFIICIVIAILLYKNKPDSKRKDSEPGTKSLLSNAEMMAHHPTDPVEMRRINFQTPGMMSHPPIPINELAEHIELLKANDNLRLSQEYESIDPSQQFTWEHSNLEVNKPKNRYANVIAYDHTRVILAPIDGILGNDYINANYIDGYRKQNAYIATQGPLAETFGDFWRMVWEQRTASVVMMTRLEEKSRIKCDQYWPNRGTETYGMVQVTLLDTMELATFCVRTFSLHKSGSSERREVRQFQFTAWPDHGVPEYPTPFLNFLRRVKACNPPDAGPISVHCSAGVGRTGCFIVIDAMLERIRHERTVDIYGHVTLMRSQRNYMVQTEDQYSFIHEALLEAVACGNTEVPARSLYSYMQKLSKVESGEHVTGMELEFKRLANTKAHTSRFVTANLPCNKFKNRLVNIMPYETTRVCLQPIRGLEGSDYINASYIDGYRQQRGYIATQGPLAETTEDFWRMLWEHNSTIVVMLTKLREMGREKCHQYWPAERSARYQYFVVDPMAEYNMPQYILREFKVTDARDGQSRTVRQFQFTDWPEQGVPKSGEGFIDFIGQVHKTKEQFGQDGPIAVHCSAGVGRTGVFITLSIVLERMRYEGAVDIFQTVKMLRTQRPAMVQTEDEYQFCYQAALEYLGSFDHYAT encoded by the exons TCCCACCGACCAGATCGGAGTGTCGGGGGGCGTGGCGTCGTTTGTCTGTCAGGCCTCTGGGAGTCCCAAGCCCGTCGTCTACTGGAACAAGAAGGGCAAGAAGGTCAACTCCCAGCGTATCGAGGTG ACAATCGAGTTTGACGAGGGTGCCGGCGCCGTGCTGAGGATCCAGCCGCTCAGAGCACCGCGGGATGAAAACACCTACGAGTGCGTGGCACGCAACAGCGAGGGAGAGGTGTCTGTCACCGCGAAGCTGGCCATCATCAGAG AGGACCTGCTGCCCTTCGGCTTCCCCAGCATCGACATGGGCCCCCAGCTGAAGGTGGTGGAGCGCTCCAGAACGGCCACCATGCTCTGCGCCGCCAGCGGCATCCCCGACCCCGAGATCTCCTGGTTCAAAGACTTCCTGCCCGTGGAGCCCGGCGCCAGCCAGGGCCGCATCAAGCAGCTCCGCTCGG GAGCGCTGCAGATCGAGAACAGCGAGGAGACCGACCAGGGAAAGTACGAGTGCGTGGCCACCAACTCTCAAGGCGTGCGCTACTCCTCCCCCGCCAACCTCTACGTGCGAG AGCTTCGAGAAG GAGCGACAGACACAT TGCGCCGCGTGTCCCCGCGTTTTTCCATCCTCCCCTCCAACCACGAGATCATGCCGGGCGGGAGCGTCAACATCACCTGCGTGGCGGTGGGCTCGCCCATGCCCTACGTCAAGTGGATGCTGGGGCCCGAGGACCTCACCCCCGAGGACGAAATGCCGATCGGGCGCAACGTGCTGGAGCTCAACGGCGTGCGGGAGTCCGCCAACTACACCTGCGTGGCCATGAGCAGCCTGGGGGTCATCGAGGCCGTGGCGCAGGTCCTAGTGAAAA CCCTGCCGAAGCCCCCGGGAACACCCATCGTCACGGAGACCACCGCCACCAGCGTGACCATCACCTGGGACTCCGGTAATCCCGACCCGGTGTCGTATTACATCATCCAGTACCGGGCCAAAGGGCCGGACAGCAAATACGAGACGGTGGACAGCATCACCACCACCCGCTACAGCATCGGCGGCCTGTATCCCAACACCGAGTACGAGATCAGGGTGTCGGCCTTCAACAGCATCGGCCAGGGGCCCCCGTCGGCACGCGTGGAGGCCCGCACGGGAGAGCAGGCCCCGGCCAGCCCGCCCAGAAACGTGCAGGCCCACATCATCTCCCAGAACACGGTGATGGTccggtgggaggagccagaagagCCAAACGGACAG GTGAAAGGTTACCGCGTGTACTACACCATGGACCCCTCCCGGCCCATGAACGAGTGGCAGATCCACAACGTCCAGGACAGCGTCATCACCACCATTCAGAACCTGGTGACCTCAGAAACCTACACCATCCAGGTCCTGGCCTTCACCTCCGTGGGGGACGGACCCTTCTCGGACCCCGTCCACGTTAAGGTCATGCCCGGAG TCCCGGGTCAACCTGGCAAATTTAAAGTTGGCAGGGTGACAGATACGAGCATAGAGCTGACCTGGGAGCCCGCTTACACCAAAGAAGGCATCGTCAACTATGAACTCCTCTACAAACCTGTCAGGTTTGGCGGTCTG GAGAAACTGACCTTCGGACCCAGGAATTCTTACACAGTGGAGGGTCTGAAACCAAACACGGAGTACTCCTTCTCCCTGGCCGCCATCTCCAACAAAGGCATCGGAGCGTTCACCAACGAGCTGGTGCAGAGCACGTCACAAGCCA AGCCCTCAGCTGCCCCCGAGGGTGTGTCCTGCGAGAGCGCCGGCTCCACCTCGCTCAGAGTAGGTTGGCGGCTGCCTCTAATGGACGGCTGGAATGGCGAGTTGGCAGGTTATGAGCTGAAATACCAGAGAGTTTctggggcaggaggaggaggtcagggcCATAACACGAGCGGGCAGCGGATCCCAGCAGAGCGGGGGCAAACAGtgctggaggggctggagaaaTGGAGCTGGTACAATATCACCCTGGCCGCCTTCACCGTGGAAGGGACTGGCCCCAGCAGCCCCGGCGTCCTCTGCAGGACCGACGAGGACG TTCCCGGCGCCGCGCCCCGTCAGGTGGACGTCCAGCCGCTCAACTCCTCGGCGCTCCGGGTCACCTGGCGCCCAGTGTTGCCGCGGTTACGGCAAGGCCAGATCCGCGGCTACCAAGTCCACTTCGGGCGGGCGGAGAGCGGCGAATCGCGAAACCTCCCCCGCATCAAAGACCTGCTACTAGATGAGTCGCAG atggaggaggatgatTCAACTCAGTAT GAGCTGATTATCGGCGGCCTGAAACCAGAGACCACGTACTCGGTGTCAGTGGCTGCGTACACCACCAAAGGGGACGGCGCACACAGCAGGTCCAAGCTGGTGCAGACCCTGGGGATTG TGCCCGGTCCGCCCTCCCTGTGGGTGCGTCCGGGATCGGGCCCGTCGGTGGTGGTGCGTTGGGCTCCACCGCTGGAGTGCTCTGACTCAGGAGCTGGTAGCCAGAGGGCCCCGTTGGAAATCCAGGGCTACCGCCTACAGTTTGGCCTGAAGAACGCATCCTTCAGCACCGCAGTGGATTTCACAAACCGAGAGAAGAACTTCACTGTCAGAAACCTCTCCCCTGGGTCTTCCTACGTCTTTGTCCTCTCTGCGAAGAGCCGAGCTGGCTACGGAGACGTAGCGAAGCAGGAAATAACGGTTCCCCTGGTCCCACCGCTGGGATACCCCAAAATATCAGACTACGTGAACGCCACTTGttgctccctccagctctcctgggtGCCCCCCAGCCCAGAGGAGTGTTACGACGTCATCACCGAGTACACAGTGGCTTACAGAGAGGTGGCAGTCCCCAAACCGTCGGGAGAACCTGGCCCCTCAGCCACGTCCCCGCTCTCAGCCCTCCCGTGGCTGGTCACGATACCAGCAAGCGAGTCCAGCTACACCCTCCTGGGCTTGAATCACAGTACAATCTACATGGTGCAGCTCAGAGCCCACAACAAGGCAGGCCCAGGCCCCTTCAGCCCACCTGTGGTGAGCAGAACTCTGGCCCTTGAAACAG ATGTTCCGAGGAATTTTTCCGTCAATCTGGCGACTAAGACGAGTGTTCTTCTCACCTGGGAGTTTCCAGAGGGCAGCAACCCCTACCGCTTCTCT GTGGAGTATAACCACCAGAACATAGAGGTGGACGCTCGGACGAAGAAGGCCGTCATTCAGAACCTTCAACCCGATACCAGCTACGACTTTAAGATCACCGCCACGGAGGGCAACATGGGAGGCCTGCGCCACCGCATCTCCGCCAAGACCTCCCCGTCCATCACCATCCGCCGCCCCGAGATCGACCACACCCGCGACACGGAGACCACGGTCACCATCATCCTGCCCTCCCTGGAGACTCGTACTCCCATCAA GAATGTTTATGTCGTCGTGGTTCCGCTGAGAAGAGCCCGCGGGGTCCTCAGACACGAAAAGAGCCCAGATGAGAtggacctggaggag CTGTTGAAAGACATCAGTCAGAAGCAGAGAGACTCTCGCCAGCAGAAGCAGGTGGACCTGCGTCGGGCGTACATCACCGCCCGCTTCACACCTGCCACCCTGCCAGCGTTCTTCACCCTGGGGGACCAGCTGGACTACGGAGGCTTCGAGAACCGAGCTTTGGACCCGGGGCAGGAGTACATGTTCTTCATCCTGGCGGAGCTCAACTCCACCACCGGG AAAATGTACGTGGCCAGCCCCTACACGGACCCGGTGATCgcccctgactctgaccctcaGCCCCTGGACGCCGGGGACGGTCTGATCTGGGTGGTAGGGCCGGTCCTGGCCGTGGTCTTCATCATCTGCATCGTCATCGCCATCCTCCTTTACAAAAA CAAGCCTGACAG CAAGCGGAAGGATTCCGAACCCGGGACCAAGAGCCTTTTGAGCAACGCCGAAATGATGGCACATCACCCGACGGACCCGGTGGAGATGCGTCGCATCAACTTCCAGACTCCCG GAATGATGAGCCATCCTCCCATCCCCATCAACGAACTGGCCGAGCACATCGAGCTGCTGAAAGCTAATGACAACCTGCGGCTCTCCCAGGAATATGAG TCCATTGACCCCAGTCAGCAGTTCACCTGGGAGCATTCAAACCTGGAAGTCAACAAGCCAAAAAACCGCTACGCTAACGTCATAGCGTACGACCACACCAGGGTCATTCTTGCCCCGATAGAcg GCATCCTGGGGAACGACTACATCAACGCCAACTACATCGACGGCTACAGGAAGCAGAACGCGTACATCGCCACCCAGGGACCCCTGGCAGAGACCTTTGGGGACTTCTGGAGGATGGTGTGGGAGCAGCGGACGGCGTCCGTCGTCATGATGACGCGGCTGGAAGAGAAGTCCCGG ATAAAATGTGACCAGTACTGGCCGAATCGTGGCACGGAGACTTACGGAATGGTCCAGGTGACCCTGCTGGACACAATGGAGCTGGCCACCTTCTGTGTGCGCACCTTCTCCCTGCACAAA AGCGGCAGCAGCGAGCGGAGAGAGGTGCGCCAGTTCCAGTTTACAGCCTGGCCGGACCACGGCGTGCCAGAGTATCCCACCCCTTTCCTCAACTTCCTCCGCAGGGTCAAAGCCTGCAACCCCCCGGATGCTGGACCCATCTCCGTTCACTGCAG TGCTGGTGTCGGTCGCACCGGCTGCTTTATCGTCATCGACGCCATGCTGGAGCGCATTCGACACGAGCGCACCGTGGACATCTACGGTCACGTCACCCTGATGCGCTCGCAGAGGAACTACATGGTGCAGACGGAGGACCAGTACAGCTTCATCCACGAGGCGCTGCTGGAGGCTGTGGCGTGCGGGAACACCGAGGTGCCCGCCCGGAGTCTGTACTCGTACATGCAGAAGCTGTCCAAGGTGGAGAGCGGGGAGCACGTCACCGGCATGGAGTTGGAGTTCAAG CGGCTGGCGAACACCAAAGCCCACACGTCCCGCTTCGTGACGGCCAACCTGCCCTGCAACAAGTTCAAGAACCGACTGGTCAACATAATGCCCTACGAAACCACCCGCGTCTgcctccagccaatcagaggcctgGAGGGCTCCGACTACATCAACGCCAGCTACATCGACGGCTACAG GCAGCAGAGGGGTTACATCGCCACCCAGGGCCCGCTGGCGGAGACTACAGAGGACTTCTGGAGGATGCTGTGGGAGCACAACTCCACCATCGTGGTCATGCTGACTAAGCTGAGAGAGATGGGACGG GAGAAGTGCCACCAGTACTGGCCCGCGGAACGTTCTGCCAGGTATCAGTACTTTGTGGTGGACCCCATGGCGGAGTACAACATGCCTCAGTACATCCTGAGGGAGTTTAAAGTTACCGATGCCAGG GATGGGCAGTCGCGAACGGTGCGGCAGTTCCAGTTCACCGACTGGCCGGAGCAGGGCGTGCCCAAATCTGGGGAGGGCTTCATCGATTTCATCGGACAAGTACACAAAACCAAGGAGCAGTTTGGCCAGGACGGGCCGATCGCCGTTCACTGCAG CGCCGGCGTGGGGCGGACAGGTGTCTTCATCACCCTGAGTATCGTCCTGGAGAGGATGCGCTACGAAGGAGCGGTGGACATCTTCCAGACTGTCAAAATGCTGCGCACGCAGAGACCGGCCATGGTGCAGACTGAG GACGAGTACCAGTTCTGCTACCAGGCCGCTCTGGAATACCTGGGTAGCTTCGACCACTATGCAACGTAA